The Ficedula albicollis isolate OC2 chromosome 5, FicAlb1.5, whole genome shotgun sequence genome includes the window CAAGCAATGCATCTGCTTCTCAGCACTGACCCTGAGGGTCTTTTAGGAGGCTTCCTTCCCTGTAAGCAGAACTTCACATATCCCACAGGCTCCAGATAATCTTTCTTACCTGTGACTTTTGCAGCCAGACAACTTCAAATGCAAATGTTAAGGGAAGGAAGCAAAGCCATCAGGGCCCCCCAACTGGGTCTGGGAACCCAAGACATACAGCATTAAACATAGTATTCATCCCTCTCAACCCAAATAAATAACAACACATGCTTCAGTCACAACTGAATGACATCAACATGACATATACGTGTATAAAGTGCTTTATTGCAGCATCAGTTTAAAgaattcttctctgtgaaattctgtaggaataaaagacattttatatatatattatatatataaaaaaccaATAAACTTAAGGAGTGAAAGCTTAGAGATTCATAACTTAAATAGCAGTGGGCTGGACAGAATCTTTGAcaggatataaaaataaacacttgcTTAATGTCTACTTTTCTCATGGTGTTCTGCAAAGTCTTATGGTGTGTAAGGTGCTTGTATGAGGAACAACGTGCTTGTTTCTCATGCTCCAGTTTGTGCCTGTATTGTCCAAAccacagaagcagcaaagcagaacagcTACTTGGCTCTCAACTAGCTTTTGTTGGGGCATCAGGGAACGGGGGAGTATCAATGAAGGGAATTTTTTCTTGCCCTTGTACAGGAACTCCAGTTATTACAGAAATCACAAGTTTTTTCTGGGTTGACATAGCCAGTGTAAAGAGGAGGACGGTAAAAATCCTGGGTAACACTTTTACTGTAAGAGCACTTCCTTAGAGAGCAGCCAGTCTAACAAACAAATTGGCTGAGCCTTGGCAAGTCTTCTTCAAGAAAGACTGTTTGTAGAAGTCCTGCTTCCATGTGTGGGTCCAGTACTGAACACTAGGCACTTTCAACAGGAGGTTGCTTTAAAGAAGTCTGCCCTGATGGTAAACAAACTCCACTGAGAGTTTGATGATGTTAATGATGGCATATAGTATGGGAGTGGAAATATGCTCTGCTGAATGACTGCAGTTACCAAGCTCATCCTTCCATGTCTTCAGATGCTCAATTTGTTTGCTTCCATGTCTCTTGCTGAGGATCCCTGGCTCCCAGACCAAGCCAGATCACTGTCACCCTCTCCTGACCTACCTCTTTGCCAGAAACTAGTGAGTGAATGACCATCTGGGCTAGACAGCATGTAGTGATCATGTTCCAAGGTCTAGGTCTCCATCCATGCttatttgtttctcttccttctcaccATTTAGAGAACACTGGTCACCTCAGACTGCATCTCTGTTGGGAAAAGGATGATGTCTGCCTGTATTTTGACAGAACCCATATCCAGAGTCTAGGGATACAAGGGTGTATCCAATAGCTGAGTAAGTTCATTAATACTTTTGTTTTACCGGCTATGAAGTCCTAGGTATGTATGACCAAGGATGCAATATTCTAGCAGTAACCAAGGCAAATGGATCCATATACACTCAACAGATACAAAGACGCCCCCAGAAAGACTCCCCAAAGAGTTTTCAGACCAAGGATATTCACTGAGGCTGGAGAAAGCTCCTGTAAGAAGGACTGACAGCACAGGATGGTCAACTAAACACCTCTGGCACCAGTTTTTTGGttcagcagtgccctgcagaaGTACACAGAGTAGCTAGCAGCCTTGCATGAAGCCTCTAGTGTAGAAATTACTCCATTCTTCTTTATGTGTGCTTGACTTCTATTTCTCCTGATGCATAAAATTTGTTAAATAAAAGCTATAAATTTTCTGCCAGTTCAGCAGCTGCATGTCCAGGGATGAAGGTGCTCAGCCTagtttctctgcagaaaagctttcaaaatatgCTGGGAGACACTGCCATGGACCTGTGAAAAGCTGAATAAAACCTAGGCAAGATCCAAGTGCCAACAGAGAGCATGAGGATCAGTGATCTGTGGACACCAGGTATTGACACTATTAGCACGTGTGTGTCTTCTTCCTCTGGAGCCACACTTGTGAGCCTGGCCTGGAAGCGAGTCTGAGGGGTCCCATGGCTCAGTCTGGTGTGTCTGCCCCCAGGTAGGGACCTGGGCAGACTCAGCATGGAGCAGGGCCTAGCTTGGCTCAGTGCTCTTTGCTCCTCACCAGCAATGGCAGGAGCAGTGGCCAAGGTGcctcctgcccttggcagggctgTGAGTGGAAAACACAGGACTTTCTTTTGGGCTATGTCACAGGTGCTCCTGAGACCCTCTGGGGCCCCCTCCCCCAGACCCACAGATCCTGATAaggctttccctgctccttcccaaccCTGCATGCACAAACCCAAGGATGGGGAGGCCCTGCTCTGTATGCATGGCTGGAACAGCCCTGCACTCTCTAGGAAGACCTACCCCCAGTTTCAGACACAAACCAGcgtgtgccagggcaggcaTACACACAAGAGCAGGCAGCCATGCCTGCGGCAGCTCCTCAGATGTgaagccagcaggagctgagccccactCACCCTGTGCTCAGCTTTCAGGCTGCCTTGAAAGGTCATAGAGAATAAAAGCAGACAGGAGCGGCCCCTTGTTCCCTTTATacttcccagcccctgctgctctccacatGCCAGGCCAGGAGCCCTGGACTACAGGACTGCCCTGGGTGGCACGGCAGGGACTGCACCACAATAACCTCCGGCACCCCCAGAAACCAGAGGGGGGCTGAGACACCCCTCTGAGGGGATGGGACAGGCGGTGCATCCTCCCCATTTTGCCTGGCACCGCTGAGGAGCCCATGAGCAGGGTCAGggctggccaggctgcaggggtgcAGCCAGCGGTGGTCATGGCACCTCTGAGAGCGGCCGTGGCTAGTACTCCTtggcctcctgcagctgggacaggtaCTCCTCCTCGGCGGGGTTGTCAGCACAGCGCTGCCCGTTGTTGGGGGGCCGGACCGCGTGATAGCGGCTCCAGTCCCCCTTGCACAGGATCCAGGGCAGCATGTCCACCTTGTAGTGCAGCTCCGGAGAGAACTCGGTGCTGATGAGGTTGGGGACACCGGCGCCCTTGCCGCGGGTGATGAGGCGGGTGTGCTCGTCgtagcagcagtgctgggcagccaggGTGGTGCTGTCCAGGGACAGCATGGAGCGCAGGCAGAAGCGTGCCGTGGGCTTGTAGATGTCCAGGCGCTCCTTGGGGCCGCTGGCATCCCGCCAGCGGAAGCTCTTGCCCCGCTGCTCGTCCCGCAGGTTGACGGCGCTGTAGACGGCCTCCAGCGGGtaggagcaggggcagctgggcaggtCCGTCAGAACCTTGCTCAGGTACTTGGTCAGGAAGTCGCTCTTGCAGTTCAGCCACTTCTCACAGCTGTccacctctgggggaggggaCCAAAAGGGTGAGGGCACGCCCACTCTGCACCCCACTTTACCCATCTGCCTGAAGCCGTGCCAACAGCACCAGCGGTGCCTGCGAGCGCCAGGAGAGCAGCCGGGCtctgggatgagctggagccaggctccACCCCAAGACAGTGACAGAGGGAACGGCTTTtgtgctggggccaggctgtACCAGGGCAGTGGGAGCAACTGGGTTTCCCAGCACGACCACTGAAGCCTGCACAAGGCAGTGGTTTGGGTGCCTTAGGCTGGACACCAGACACGGGACCCTTggctgagccctccctgccagccacTACGACCCTCCCAAGGTCTGCCACTGAAGCCCACAGTGCAAAGCAGAGGTAGGGGCTGACCTGAGTTGAACAGCTCTGTGGTGTTGTCACTTTTGAAAGGAGTCTCTTCTGTGGGGAAGACCatttctccttctgctccttGAGACAGAAAAAGACCAAAATAAAGAGCCTGCTTGAACACCAGGAGGGATAGaggtttttccccctctgtaTGTGCACCAGACACCATccatctcccagcccctctcctaCACTTTGGTAACATGGCCCTGTGTTTGGAAGGAAGGGCCAGCAGCAAGACTGGCCCAACAGAGGCTGTTATGCAAATCCCAGTGGACAGAGCTGGCTCTCAATATGTCCCAGGAGAGGAATTAAAGCTTCCAATGTGAGAGAGGTGCAAGAAGTCACACACCAACTTGATGCCAGCTCTACCACCCCTGGGCCCCACACAACTGCCTGGGGAGCCAAGAAGCCCAATCATAGCTTCTTTGTGGAAACATGGTCATGTTTCCATGGTCATTAGCCCTGATCACATTAATGTTATAACTAATTCTTGAAGCACGAGCAatgcccagcctgcagcagtgggggACAGCCCACATCAGACAGTAGCCAAGGACAGATATGGCTAGGGGCTCACCAGGGCAGTGTGTCAGATCACAGGTCCTCGACTCTGTCGCTGTGCAGGCATAGCCACATGACCGGGTCCTCTTCTGGTTGCCACTGCCACAGGTGATGCTGCAAGGGGACCATGGGCTCCACTCCTCCTCATCTTCATAGTCTGTGCATGGCAGAGGGTGATGGACCTCAGCAAAGCTTTAGCAGAAGGGGAGACAACAGCCACCTGGGAcctccctcagctctgcctccatccctgaACAGGGACAGTGCTCCCTGGGGCACATGGAGGTGCCCAGCCACACAATGCCAAGGCCAACCCCATCctcactgccagccccagcagccctgagcaaaGGCTCTCATTCTCACAGCTTTGCTCCCAGGCATACCAACCCAAACAGGTATTGCTGCCCAGACCCACATGGCCTAGCACACTGGCCATGATGCTGAACATGACATATTAGCAAAGGTTGGCTGGTTTTGAGGTCATGGccaggaagctgcaggagggagctgctgtggtaCCCTGGCCCATCTGCCCACTAGAATCTGCCATCtagctctctgcagctcctctctaGGGGGTCACCCTGGTCTGTGGAAAAGGCTTCTGGCACTGATGTCACTACAGGGACCTGAGTCAATGGCAGCAGCACTTGTCATCAAACATTTACATTGTATGTCTCATGTGAACATGCCTTCGCTAGAAGGCTCACACATGCTCCAGTGTGATTACATGCAAGGACAATTCCCACTGGGACACTGCATGTCTGactgctggcagccccagctgagtGTGCTGGCCTTGCTCCTTGACATCCTTGCTTTTTTTGTAAGTAGGAGCTGAGCACCAGTGTGCTGTGATTCCTGGTGCAGGGCCGCAGgccaggcaggacaggggaGGGCATTGCTGgtctgcagggcagctgcacaTGCCAGGAGAACTCACCGTAattgtatttttccttaaagatCCAGTTCTTCTGCCCGGGCCATCGCTGGTCCCAGTTACCGCCTACTCCACTAAGCATGGACTCCTCCTCCTCATACTCTGCTGTGTAATCTTCCTCTTCATCATcatcctcttcttcttcctccctgtCCCCTACATCCAGGTtgtcatcctcttcctcctcctcttcatcttcctcctcctcctctccctcagcaGGGTCAGTGTATTCCCAGAAGAGAGGCCAGAACAGGTCCTTGTGAGACAACCACTCAGAGGATGTCAGAGACCAGTCATTGCTTGTCTCCTTCAACAAGTCCATCTCCATCTCAGCCTGAGGATCATCCACCACTTCAATGGTCACCTGGTGGAGACATGAGGCAAGGCAGtgagctggggcacagccctTGGACAGACCCACCAGACCATGCGCTGGTTCCCAGCCCAAGAGGCCAGAGacaccctgggctgcaggactGTATCAGGAGTGCAGGTGGTCTCTCCTCATCCAGAGGGACTGATCAGGGACAGAGTGGGAAGCACAGGGTGGCTGGTGGTCACACACAGGGGCCAACACCAGCATCAGAAATTGAGAGGTCACCCATGTTAGGAGGGTTTATTCCTGCTCTGTgaagaggggctggggggggccAGGGGAAAGGCTGTGAGCAAATTCCTCAGTCAAGGAGCTCCTCCATggcagctgtctgcagctggcAGTCACCAAGAAAACAGATGACAGTGGCCACACAGACCCTGCTCATGAGATCTTCTCTCTTAAGGacccagctgaggctggagaGCACCACTTTCACCACAGCACTCACCCACATCCCCCCATGGCCTTCCCAGAGCCACTCCCCACCTGGATGTTGGGGTTCTGGGCACTCAGGTCCACGTTGGCCAGCCCTGGCAGGTTCTGCAGGTCCAGCATGAAGGGCAGGCTCTCGTCCTGGCcggcagccctgggctggggcaacgctgggctcctggcagccTGCTGAGGCAGCCCTCTGCGCCGGTGCCGCCGCAGCCCCCGCGCCCTGCCCGACGGGGGCAGCTCCTCGTCCCCCGCCGAGCTGGGGCCGGATGAGGCTGACACCTGCAGAGGGAGAGCCACAGAGAGCATCTCTTGAGGGTGCGGGGCGGGGCAGGGAGCAAACTGCTACCCAGCAAAGATGGCTCTGGTCTCCTGCCCCAAACAGCTCCTCCTCCCCATTTTATTGCCGCATCAGGATAGCAATTAACATGTTAATCAGTCAAGTTAATACCAAGcgccctgtgctgtgccagtgctcagttcTGCTGCACCTGAACTTACAGGTCTATTCAGACCGGTACCTCCCAACCCCATGACCACTCTCCCTGCATCCATCTGCTGTCCCATTACCCATCTTGCCTGCCTTTCCACTTCTCACGCTCCCTTTTGAGCTACTTCTCAGTCCCTGGAAATGGGTTAACAGCAAGGGTTCCTTCTGGTCACAGAGTTACCACAGGTcatgtttaataattttatatatttatattaaaagttTATAAGTTAAATACGTTTATGACAAAGGGGAAAACCTTACCCAAATAAATTGTTCTGTGGTATTGGTATTAGGGCAGATGGCTTCAAGCAACACAGGTTTAATTGAAATTTCAGATAGTGCCCAAAGGCTAccacaaagacagaaagaaactgCTGGCAAATATAACCCAGCTACCCTTTAGCTCTTTGAGAAAGGGAAGATGCCCAGCCAAACAAGTCAACAAAACTCACTTGTGAGTGCTGCCAGTGGCTccaagtgctgctgccactgcagcgGCAGGAGGAGCGGGGCTGGCAGTGCACAGGGAGCCTtgcccagaggcagcagcagcccggGCCAGGGGGTGGCCAGCAAACTCTGCCAAGTGACTGCGCTCGCACTCGGTGGCACCGGCACGAGAAGCGCGGGGACTCCAGGGCCAGCGGGCTCCAGTGTGCCCAGAAACCCGAGACGGGAGCAACTGGCAAAGCCCCCCCGAGGCACGGCGCCCTCgggaagggctgcagggccCCGCAGCTcaaggctgagagcaggggtgccccagctcccagcatctCCGCCAGTGTCTGCCTATTTCTGGCTGCCCAGCTGAAACCCCCTTTTGTTCCCAAGCTCTCACCCTTCGCTCAGCCCAGTCGAGAGCCGTGGGATTAACGAAGAGCATGGAGTGCCCCCTCCCCACGGCGCCGGGCGGAGGGGGGCACGCAGAGAGGCATTTCTACCTGCAATTAGAGCCAGATGGTTTGGGGAAGGACTCCCCTCCCTTTCATCCTGATCACTGGAGCACTTCAAAGGCAGCTGGAGCCTAGCCAGACTCTCATGAGCGCACACAGCCcgtccccagccctgtccctgtacATCAAAGCCCGCGATGCCTCCATCCCCgggggaggaaaaagagcagCGGGGACGCTGCTGGTCCcttggctgctgcccagggcaggctgaAGGCAGGGAAGGGCCGGTGACAGACTTCACCAGATGGGCCCGGAGGagacagggctgcagggagaatGGAACCTGTGCTCCCAGAGACAGCATGTGGGGCTTGTCCCTCTCCCTGGCCTGGAGCActcctgtggcactgctggtAGCAAACCCCCGCATAcaccttcccctcccagctccctctctccccatccAAACCACAATGGTTTTGGGAAGAATGCATGGGAATGATGCCTGGCTCTGTCTCAGCCTATTTCCCAGTGCCTTAGCCCCTTGCTAGGTCTCCTGTCATGTCCCAGGAGTCCTTGACAAGCAGCAAGGAGCCCAGGTGGAACAAAAACATCAaggggggcagagcaggcaaACCTAGCCATATTCCAGTGCTGGCTGCATGACACTGCCTGCTGGTGCTGGGtttgctgccagctgcacaTGCCCAACATAACCCCTGCACAAGAGACTGgcaacagccctgcagggctggcgTTCCTGCCTAATTTGCAAAGAGCTTATTGGGCTGGGTATGCTCATTTGACACACAACCCGAATTTCATACACATGGAAAGTGAGGTCTCCTCTAGCAACAAGATCTGAGCTCACCCAAGGACACCAGAGCAAGCAAGCCAGGAACAGACACAAAGTCTCCAAATTTACACTCAGTGCCTAATTCAGATTTTACGCCCAAACAAGCTCAAGAAATTCCGAGTACTGTTCCCACAGTAAAATGTAAACCTGCTCCAGGGGAACTGGCTGCAAGAGTGTTGCAGGCCAAACAGAACTGCCACAGCTCCCAAATACTCTGGAGGAATAAGCATGACAGGAGTGGCCACCATGGATGGCCAAGAGCCCTTCAGCAATGGTCACTACAATGTACCACCCAACATTTCCCTCTGCATTGCTCTGAAGCTTTGCTGGGTTAATAGTCTGTCCTTGCATCAGGTGTCCCTCCTGTGTAAGGCTCACTGTCCTGCCCCAGACAATCAATCCATGGATTTAACAAGCTCTTAGGAGGCCCAGTGCATCCCTCCAGGCATCAGATGTGTCTTCTCCAAGCCATCAGGGTCCCCTGACAGCAGCTGTCCTTGAGGTTTGCACTCCTGCTGTGTGACACCCACCCACCCTCTgcactgtcccaggtgcagCTGGATGAAGCCATCAAGCCTGGAGCCAAGCCACCGCAGTGAGCTAAGGGAAAACTTTGCTTGTCCAGAGGTAACACTCTATTCCCCTGCTCTTTACAGAGCGCAGGAGAAAGCCTGCAAACCATTGGAGAGCTGGTCATCAGcatctcccttctccttccacCACCATGGAAGCAGAGTGTACTGTTGGGAAGCCATCAGTGTCTTGCAGCCAAGTTCCAGCCTTCTCCTGTGACCAGCCAGCatcaagcaaaggaaaaagctgaacaaggaactgccacagctgctcctgtttAGACTTGGCATATCCTACCTGGCTGGGAATAAGGGTTCCCAGGGCAGGAACCTGAGAGAAACTCTGGCACAGCACTCAGGAAACAGCATGGACTTTCCATTCCTGAAGATCATGTTTTGACTGAAGGCTATAAGCAGGATCACACCTGCCTACCTACCAGCCCAGGAGCCCTTCCCACATAGTGCAGGCTGTCCCACATGTGGGACTGACCACTGAAACACCTTGAGGCACAAGCTTAGAAGAGATATTTGGAAGGGGAAGTAACTCATTATCAATTCACCCCTGTGTCATGCCCACTTTTTACATAACACGGGCAATAAGGTGTGTGGAAAAGGTGTGGGAAAAGGCCATACACCATTGCTCTAGAGATTAAAGGCtgacatttttccatttctagtCCATACACCTCTATTAGAATTGCTTGAAAATCTGGAGATGATGAAGAGAGCAGccacaaaaacatttcagggGATGGAAAGACTTTTCCAGTGAAAGACTTGTACAATTCAATTTGTTTGTCAtgctgaaaaaagaaagcaatgacTCAGTTTTCCAGTTCTTTAAGGCAGTAATCCATAAAGCACCAGAGACTCTATAATCCAGAACAGAAACACATAATAGGAAGAAATGTGCTCAAGTCAAAGCCAAACAAATTTAACTGAGGAATAAGGATTGTGCTTTTAATGCCACAGGTAATTAACCTCAGgaacaattaaaaagaaaaatgacaatttCTCTTGTGGAGACTGTCAAACCCACATCACTGGGCTCAACATATGAGTACTGCAACTGCACTAGGGAAGAAATTCAAGGCTCGagtaatttcttctgcttttaaaatctgtgattttGCCAGAAATGTCTGTAAGGCTTTGAACTAAATCTGAGTTAAGGAAGGAAAAGACCAATGTTCATGTGCTGCAGCTCTTACCATTAGAGACATGTTATTTCAGATTCTACAGCAgtttaaaacctgaaaatatcATCAGACTAGCTCCTGTACTGCCCTTTGGCAACCAGGGACACCAGCACACTGCCACTTACACAGCCACAGGTACTTGTCCCTCCAGCATCTCTGTAGGCATTGCAAGTTGCCAGAGCACCCAACAGCATTGCTCTTTGTAACTACAtacactgctgagcagagctggcccTCACCATGGGGTTAAACAATCCAAGCACACTTGAGAGAACTCCCCTGGCAGTGAAGCACTGCTAGAGCTCGTGCATCAGAAGTTTGTGGAGCAAGCACAGGACAAGCTCAGAGGATGCAGCTTCTACCCACACCTATCCCAAGCCAATTATCGAGCACATAAACTCATTCAACTCGAACCAAAGGAACCTGTGCACACGGCAGTGGGATCAGAGGCAACGttcaggctgtgctttgggcTTGTTAACACTGCAGTGAAGAAAATGACGTATTTGCTAAAGGCTGGTATCACACTGAGCTATAATTATAAGGAATGGGGGCTTTTGTTGCTTAATCATTACTGCTTGTGTTAGGTTTCCTTTGAACAGTTTTACCATGCTGTATTGAAACAAGAAACCACCAGAAGAACTATTGATCTTTCCTGAATAGaccttccttctcttttccccaagCTCTCTccaacattattttaaaatctgtctgTTGCAAACGTGCCCACTTATGAATTAGTCAagtacttcctttttttttcttaattcataaaacttttctttttatatttaccTAAATGGGCTGCAAGGATCTGgagaaagtattaaaaaaattatctttggaCTTAAACTGGGGAGGAACAACTCCAGAGCAGGATTTTCCTATGAAGCCATACTATAAAGCTATGGAAGTAGAGAAAGCTGGTTGGTTGCATTAGAAGGAAGCCCAGCATGTCTGGGGTtagctctggggctgcagcttgCAAAAAGGCTCATGACAATTTTtgctggtgggatggggagaaagGGAGGTTTTTCTGGTGCTAACAGGTAACACTGTtgtctctttaaaataaagtaagGTTGAACAGCAGGGTAATCACCAGGAATAAATGCAGTGTGCCATGATGCCTCCCTCCCATAGTACATGCTTTCTCCTCTATGAGGCACTGCTCAAATAAAGGCCTTTTTCAGCCCAGTCAGCTGAAACCACTGCAGCCTCCTGAGAGCTGTAGTTTGATCCTCCTGGCTCATAACCCATCCACCAGCACATAACCTGTCCACTGGCAGCCTTTCAGCCAGATGGAAAATCCATGGGACTCATATTAGGCTAGTGACCTCTGCCACCCTTCAGCTCATCACCCACTTAAGGGatttcccagagctgtgacagAGCACAGCATCTTCTAGAGGTGTCAAGAGCTGGGTGGGCACCTATGAGATAACAGGGAAGGCAAACATGCTGCTCAGTTCCTGTTACTGTCTGTAGGTCCTTCTGCACCACAAGCCCAGCCATCAGATCCAGGATATTTAGACTTACAGGCAGGTGGCTTAGCAGGAGCTATCACCAAGGGTTTTGACATGTGAGCTCTGGAAGATCTGACAGAGGTAATTTAAAGA containing:
- the ISM2 gene encoding isthmin-2, which produces MPLIRGKVVLILGFVFLTTFLAAVRGLPLRGKQRSNSPKERSSKLAEVSASSGPSSAGDEELPPSGRARGLRRHRRRGLPQQAARSPALPQPRAAGQDESLPFMLDLQNLPGLANVDLSAQNPNIQVTIEVVDDPQAEMEMDLLKETSNDWSLTSSEWLSHKDLFWPLFWEYTDPAEGEEEEEDEEEEEEDDNLDVGDREEEEEDDDEEEDYTAEYEEEESMLSGVGGNWDQRWPGQKNWIFKEKYNYDYEDEEEWSPWSPCSITCGSGNQKRTRSCGYACTATESRTCDLTHCPGAEGEMVFPTEETPFKSDNTTELFNSEVDSCEKWLNCKSDFLTKYLSKVLTDLPSCPCSYPLEAVYSAVNLRDEQRGKSFRWRDASGPKERLDIYKPTARFCLRSMLSLDSTTLAAQHCCYDEHTRLITRGKGAGVPNLISTEFSPELHYKVDMLPWILCKGDWSRYHAVRPPNNGQRCADNPAEEEYLSQLQEAKEY